In Rutidosis leptorrhynchoides isolate AG116_Rl617_1_P2 chromosome 2, CSIRO_AGI_Rlap_v1, whole genome shotgun sequence, one genomic interval encodes:
- the LOC139892616 gene encoding UDP-glycosyltransferase 43-like, with the protein MKQAEVAIIATPTIGNLTPAVEFATHLINHHPNRISVTILTISIPQWPLVNDYIQSRTSTNHIRFIQLDPPELPPPDQYNSSIELISLHIQNHKPIVKQTLQNLPFVTLFVDMFCTSMIDVANELNIPCFLFFASPAGYLSFVLHLTTLSESEPESESESALVVPGFTNPVPSNGYPLYCINKKELGYSCFVDHARRYKETMGIVINTFKELEPYTLDALSTCYTGLPPVYPVGPIIDRDGPAKWHANRAGHEKVIQWLDKQPESSVVFLCFGSMGSLNRAQVREIATGLERTGHRFLWVLREPAKKKLDLPNDYDDFENLFPDGFLHRTAGIGLVCGWVSQVSVLAHKGIGGFVSHCGWNSILESISYGVPIATWPLYGEQHLNAFEMVEELRLSMEIRSGSSDLVLADEVERCVKDLMDGRDCELKKKVKEMSEMCKKVVMKNGSSFEALEDLVNVILSKV; encoded by the coding sequence ATGAAGCAAGCAGAGGTAGCAATCATCGCAACACCCACAATCGGTAACCTTACGCCCGCAGTCGAATTCGCAACTCACTTAATAAACCATCATCCCAATCGTATCTCCGTCACAATACTCACAATCTCAATTCCTCAATGGCCACTTGTCAACGACTATATTCAATCCCGCACATCCACCAATCACATCCGATTCATCCAACTCGACCCGCCCGAATTACCACCACCCGATCAATACAACTCATCCATCGAACTCATCTcactccatatccaaaaccacaaacCAATAGTCAAACAAACACTCCAAAACCTCCCGTTTGTTACTTTATTCGTCGACATGTTTTGTACGTCCATGATCGATGTTGCAAATGAACTTAACATTCCTTGTTTCTTGTTTTTCGCGTCCCCTGCTGGTTACCTTAGCTTTGTCCTGCATCTCACAACATTGTCAGAGTCCGAACCCGAGTCCGAGTCCGAGTCAGCGCTTGTGGTACCGGGTTTCACTAACCCGGTCCCATCAAACGGTTATCCGTTATATTGTATAAACAAGAAAGAACTCGGGTACTCATGTTTTGTAGATCACGCGCGTAGGTATAAAGAGACTATGGGTATTGTGATAAATACGTTTAAAGAACTCGAACCTTACACTCTTGATGCTTTGTCTACTTGTTATACTGGTTTACCACCGGTTTACCCGGTTGGGCCGATAATAGATCGTGATGGACCGGCTAAATGGCATGCGAATCGGGCCGGGCATGAGAAGGTAATCCAATGGTTAGACAAGCAGCCTGAATCATCGGTTGTTTTCTTGTGTTTTGGCAGTATGGGGAGTCTAAACCGGGCCCAGGTGAGAGAAATAGCAACCGGTTTAGAGAGAACCGGGCACCGGTTTTTATGGGTGTTACGTGAGCCGGCAAAAAAGAAGTTAGACCTTCCAAATGATTATGATGATTTTGAAAATTTATTTCCCGATGGGTTTCTTCATCGGACGGCTGGGATTGGTTTAGTGTGTGGGTGGGTCTCACAGGTGAGTGTACTGGCCCACAAGGGGATTGGTGGATTTGTATCACATTGTGGTTGGAACTCAATCTTGGAAAGTATATCGTACGGTGTACCAATTGCCACGTGGCCTTTATATGGGGAGCAACATTTGAATGCTTTTGAGATGGTTGAAGAGCTTAGATTGAGTATGGAGATAAGATCGGGAAGTAGTGATTTAGTGTTGGCTGATGAAGTGGAAAGATGTGTGAAAGATTTGATGGACGGTCGTGATTGCGAGTTGAAAAAAAAGGTAAAAGAAATGAGTGAGATGTGTAAAAAGGTTGTGATGAAAAATGGGTCATCTTTTGAAGCTTTGGAGGATTTGGTTAACGTTATTTTGTCAAAGGTTTAA